ccgAGGTTCATCATATACGCTTGCTTATGTTGGGCTCGATCGAAAATTACCTTGAAATGGTGCATTGTCCAAAAAGCTGAGCAACATCAAAATTACAAGTATTCCATTGGttgtctcacctgtccatcttTCTGCATGAGAGTCCAGAGGTCCAGCACGTCTGCCCCACACTGACCTGCAGCCTGCACACAGGCCTGGGCATACTGGCCAGCCACAGAGTTGAGACGGTTCAGAGCACTACCTGAAAacgggagagaacagacatatagAAGCCAAATAGAACTACAGCACCACAAACACTACAGCATTCAAGTCCtcaaaatgaaataatctgtttgaGGCCATCAGGCCAATGTTATGTGATTGCTCAGGAGCAAGAATTAGGACTTGTCTTCAGTGTATCTGGTGGGTGTGTGTTCTTTAACCTTTCAGGACACACTCCTTCTCCCAGGCTGGCTCATGCAGAGGTGGAGGAGTGATGAAGATGACCTTGTCTGcagacacacccacagacacTATGTGTTTGACAATGTCCTTCAGGTTCTCGGAGTACTCCTGCAATGGGATGTGCTGCTGTGGGTTCTTATCTAAAGAAAGAATGAGACAATATCATATCTCCTAATGTTGGCAACAGCAGTGTTCGTCAATCATGGTTCTAAGGAACACAAAGGGTGTGCAGGATTTTGTGCCCGCCCAGCACTTGGCTAGAGAGTAACAGGTTGCACTTTCCCTACCTTCTAAAGCACAGTCGTTGGCACCAAAGAAGACCGTGACAGCAGCTATGTGGTTGCTTGAAGCACTTTCCTTGGAGATGAGGCAAGGCAAGACAATCTTTGCCCACCTGGAGTTGTAGCCAGACAACCCTCTGTTCACAACGTCACATTTTCTAGTGGACAAAAGTGACATCGTTCGATCAATTTGGCCCAATTTAGCACACATCAAAAggcattactacagtatatcctacTCTATTCTCAGAGCAGGAAGTTG
This Salvelinus fontinalis isolate EN_2023a chromosome 16, ASM2944872v1, whole genome shotgun sequence DNA region includes the following protein-coding sequences:
- the iah1 gene encoding isoamyl acetate-hydrolyzing esterase 1 homolog: MSEIKSIIWPKVILFGDSITQFSFRPNGWGSEIANQLARKCDVVNRGLSGYNSRWAKIVLPCLISKESASSNHIAAVTVFFGANDCALEDKNPQQHIPLQEYSENLKDIVKHIVSVGVSADKVIFITPPPLHEPAWEKECVLKGSALNRLNSVAGQYAQACVQAAGQCGADVLDLWTLMQKDGQDFTSYLSDGLHLSEKGNQFVSQHLWTLLKSRVEELPFILPYWGDVDPKQPESGLL